The Humulus lupulus chromosome 4, drHumLupu1.1, whole genome shotgun sequence genome has a window encoding:
- the LOC133831655 gene encoding WUSCHEL-related homeobox 1 isoform X1, translating to MWMMGYNDAGELNLHDSFNATARKLRPLIPRPLQPSPNSSHQTTTTNPNNPPCLSRNSTHPDFFAQYHHLASTTQHNMSDYHHQNMMMSKRSELGIGQQVVVSSRWNPTPEQLRALEDLYRRGTRTPSAEQIQHITSQLRRYGKIEGKNVFYWFQNHKARERQKRRRQIMESSPEDLEMSDTIQKNNNKEMTLLEASNKTAGYEVEQTKNWAPTSTTLAEQESHVSIQRSAKSAASAESCGTGGWTQFGEGELHHRRNFMERNATWQTMQLSCLPPPPLPTCHVIVNNNPSHVTTTTATTNTVTGNSGSCRTTASLLGRRTSTIMGQRLIKNGTIESNVFKTTSYGDENDRLINSFRLINNQDMESQTLELFPLRSGDYYSTTEKENNNELSAAVSAMSYASANDVATGVTPPCQFIEFLPLKQ from the exons ATGTGGATGATGGGTTACAACGACGCTGGAGAGCTCAACTTACACGACTCGTTCAACGCCACGGCTCGGAAGCTTCGTCCACTCATTCCAAGGCCACTTCAGCCTTCGCCCAACTCTTCTCATCAAACAACGACCACAAACCCTAATAATCCACCATGTTTGAGCCGTAACTCTACTCATCCTGATTTCTTCGCTCAATATCATCATCTGG CTTCGACGACTCAACACAACATGAGCGATTACCACCATCAGAACATGATGATGAGCAAGAGATCAGAGTTAGGCATTGGCCAGCAAGTTGTGGTGAGTTCGCGGTGGAACCCGACTCCGGAGCAGCTTCGGGCTCTGGAAGATCTTTACCGGCGCGGAACGAGGACACCGTCGGCCGAGCAAATTCAACACATAACGTCTCAGCTCCGACGGTATGGGAAGATCGAAGGGAAGAACGTGTTCTATTGGTTTCAAAATCACAAGGCCAGAGAAAGACAGAAGCGTCGTCGTCAGATTATGGAGTCTTCCCCTGAAGACTTAGAAATGTCAGACACAATTCAAAAGAATAATAACAAAGAAATGACATTATTAG AAGCAAGTAATAAGACAGCAGGGTATGAAGTTGAACAGACCAAGAACTGGGCACCCACTAGTACTACTCTTGCAGAG CAGGAATCTCATGTTTCGATACAAAGGTCAGCAAAATCAGCAGCGAGTGCAGAATCGTGTGGGACAGGTGGATGGACTCAATTCGGCGAAGGAGAATTGCACCATAGAAGAAACTTTATGGAAAGGAATGCCACGTGGCAGACTATGCAGTTGTCTTGTCTTCCACCTCCTCCTCTTCCCACCTGCCACGTCATCGTCAACAACAACCCTAGTcatgttactactactactgctactactaatacTGTGACTGGCAACAGTGGTAGCTGTAGAACAACAGCCTCGTTGCTTGGCAGGAGAACATCGACAATAATGGGACAGAGGCTCATTAAGAACGGTACTATCGAGAGCAATGTGTTCAAAACGACATCGTACGGAGACGAAAACGATCGCTTAATAAACAGCTTCAGATTGATAAACAACCAAGATATGGAGTCTCAAACCCTAGAGCTGTTCCCACTCAGGAGCGGCGATTATTATAGCACCACGGAGAAGGAGAACAATAATGAGTTGTCTGCTGCTGTCTCGGCGATGAGTTACGCGTCGGCCAATGATGTCGCGACAGGTGTCACTCCCCCTTGCCAGTTCATCGAGTTCCTTCCACTGAAGCAGTAG
- the LOC133831655 gene encoding WUSCHEL-related homeobox 1 isoform X2, giving the protein MWMMGYNDAGELNLHDSFNATARKLRPLIPRPLQPSPNSSHQTTTTNPNNPPCLSRNSTHPDFFAQYHHLASTTQHNMSDYHHQNMMMSKRSELGIGQQVVVSSRWNPTPEQLRALEDLYRRGTRTPSAEQIQHITSQLRRYGKIEGKNVFYWFQNHKARERQKRRRQIMESSPEDLEMSDTIQKNNNKEMTLLEASNKTAGYEVEQTKNWAPTSTTLAEESHVSIQRSAKSAASAESCGTGGWTQFGEGELHHRRNFMERNATWQTMQLSCLPPPPLPTCHVIVNNNPSHVTTTTATTNTVTGNSGSCRTTASLLGRRTSTIMGQRLIKNGTIESNVFKTTSYGDENDRLINSFRLINNQDMESQTLELFPLRSGDYYSTTEKENNNELSAAVSAMSYASANDVATGVTPPCQFIEFLPLKQ; this is encoded by the exons ATGTGGATGATGGGTTACAACGACGCTGGAGAGCTCAACTTACACGACTCGTTCAACGCCACGGCTCGGAAGCTTCGTCCACTCATTCCAAGGCCACTTCAGCCTTCGCCCAACTCTTCTCATCAAACAACGACCACAAACCCTAATAATCCACCATGTTTGAGCCGTAACTCTACTCATCCTGATTTCTTCGCTCAATATCATCATCTGG CTTCGACGACTCAACACAACATGAGCGATTACCACCATCAGAACATGATGATGAGCAAGAGATCAGAGTTAGGCATTGGCCAGCAAGTTGTGGTGAGTTCGCGGTGGAACCCGACTCCGGAGCAGCTTCGGGCTCTGGAAGATCTTTACCGGCGCGGAACGAGGACACCGTCGGCCGAGCAAATTCAACACATAACGTCTCAGCTCCGACGGTATGGGAAGATCGAAGGGAAGAACGTGTTCTATTGGTTTCAAAATCACAAGGCCAGAGAAAGACAGAAGCGTCGTCGTCAGATTATGGAGTCTTCCCCTGAAGACTTAGAAATGTCAGACACAATTCAAAAGAATAATAACAAAGAAATGACATTATTAG AAGCAAGTAATAAGACAGCAGGGTATGAAGTTGAACAGACCAAGAACTGGGCACCCACTAGTACTACTCTTGCAGAG GAATCTCATGTTTCGATACAAAGGTCAGCAAAATCAGCAGCGAGTGCAGAATCGTGTGGGACAGGTGGATGGACTCAATTCGGCGAAGGAGAATTGCACCATAGAAGAAACTTTATGGAAAGGAATGCCACGTGGCAGACTATGCAGTTGTCTTGTCTTCCACCTCCTCCTCTTCCCACCTGCCACGTCATCGTCAACAACAACCCTAGTcatgttactactactactgctactactaatacTGTGACTGGCAACAGTGGTAGCTGTAGAACAACAGCCTCGTTGCTTGGCAGGAGAACATCGACAATAATGGGACAGAGGCTCATTAAGAACGGTACTATCGAGAGCAATGTGTTCAAAACGACATCGTACGGAGACGAAAACGATCGCTTAATAAACAGCTTCAGATTGATAAACAACCAAGATATGGAGTCTCAAACCCTAGAGCTGTTCCCACTCAGGAGCGGCGATTATTATAGCACCACGGAGAAGGAGAACAATAATGAGTTGTCTGCTGCTGTCTCGGCGATGAGTTACGCGTCGGCCAATGATGTCGCGACAGGTGTCACTCCCCCTTGCCAGTTCATCGAGTTCCTTCCACTGAAGCAGTAG